A genome region from Triticum aestivum cultivar Chinese Spring chromosome 2B, IWGSC CS RefSeq v2.1, whole genome shotgun sequence includes the following:
- the LOC123045355 gene encoding potassium transporter 19 isoform X1, protein MSLEVEKPLCTETTKRFERQDSLIGDAEKVSNIKGHGSEGNWTQVLHLAFQSIGIIYGDVGTSPLYCYSSTFPNGVKDKDDILGVLSLILYTLILLPMIKYVFIVLYADDNGDGGTFALYSLISRYSKIRLIPNQQAEDSMVSNYSIESPSLSLKRAQWLKEKLESSKAAKIGLFTITILGTSMVMGDGTLTPAISGSKMLSAVSGIKEKVPSLTETQIVWISVPILFMLFSVQRFGTDKVGYSFAPIISVWFVLIAGIGMYNIVVYEITILRAFNPMHIIYYFERNGKEAWISLGGAILCVTGTEGMYADLGHFNITAIQISFNGVLFPSVALCYMGQAAYLRKFPENVADTFYRSLPAPLFWPTFIVAILSAIIASQAMLSGAFAILSKALSLGCFPRVRVIHTSKHHQGQVYIPEVNFLMGLASVIITITFRTTTEIGNAYGICVVTVFSITTHLMTIVMLLVWKKNIIFILLFYVVFSSIEWIYLSSILSKFIQGGYLPFCFALVLMALMVTWHYVHVMTYWYELDHIVPIDEVTALLEKHNVQRIPGVGILYSELVQGIPPVFLRLVEKIPSVHSIFLFMSIKHLPIPHVAPAERFVFRQVGPREHRMFRCVARYGYSDGVEDSGQFARFLAERLKMFIEDENAFAVEKPENEDTDSPSGVFEGQTNPRKSARSVHSEEVIEPPMSNHVGRISSYSLQTIEEEKRLIDAEMKRGVVYLMGSANVIAGPESPTLKVVVVDYVYSFLRRNLAEGHKVLSIPKDQLLKVGITYEI, encoded by the exons ATGTCACTAGAAGTTGAGAAACCACTGTGCACCGAGACGACCAAACGGTTTGAGCGCCAAGACTCACTTATTGGTGATGCGGAGAAGGTCTCTAATATCAAAGGCCATGGCTCCGAG GGAAACTGGACACAAGTACTGCATCTTGCATTTCAGAGCATCGGCATCATTTATGGGGATGTTGGGACATCGCCGCTCTATTGTTACTCGAGCACCTTCCCTAACGGCGTCAAAGACAAGGATGATATCTTGGGTGTCCTCTCGCTCATCCTATACACCCTCATCCTTTTACCGATGATCAAGTATGTCTTCATCGTGCTCTATGCAGATGACAACGGAGATG GTGGCACATTTGCGCTCTACTCACTTATATCGCGGTATTCAAAGATAAGGCTGATCCCAAACCAGCAGGCAGAGGATTCAATGGTGTCGAATTACAGCATAGAATCACCGAGCTTATCACTGAAGAGGGCACAATGGTTGAAGGAGAAGCTTGAGTCCAGCAAGGCAGCCAAGATTGGCCTCTTCACCATCACAATCCTTGGTACATCCATGGTGATGGGTGATGGGACCTTGACACCAGCGATTtctggtagcaaaa TGCTCTCTGCAGTGAGCGGGATCAAAGAGAAAGTGCCAAGTTTAACTGAAA CACAGATAGTCTGGATCTCGGTGCCTATTCTGTTCATGCTCTTTTCAGTCCAGCGTTTTGGGACAGATAAGGTCGGGTACTCCTTTGCTCCGATCATCTCGGTGTGGTTCGTTCTTATTGCTGGCATTGGAATGTACAACATCGTAGTGTATGAGATCACTATTCTCCGAGCCTTCAATCCTATGCACATAATATATTACTTCGAAAGAAATGGGAAGGAAGCATGGATTTCACTAGGAGGTGCTATCTTGTGTGTTACAG GTACAGAGGGTATGTATGCGGACCTAGGACATTTCAATATCACGGCCATTCAG ATAAGCTTTAATGGTGTCTTGTTCCCTTCGGTGGCACTATGTTACATGGGGCAAGCAGCATATCTGAGGAAATTCCCAGAGAATGTTGCAGACACCTTCTACAGATCTCTCCCAG CACCATTGTTCTGGCCAACCTTCATCGTTGCCATTCTTTCGGCTATCATTGCAAGCCAAGCTATGCTCTCTGGCGCATTCGCTATCCTGTCCAAGGCCCTATCTCTTGGTTGCTTCCCCAGGGTTCGGGTTATCCATACCTCCAAGCATCACCAGGGGCAGGTTTACATTCCTGAAGTGAATTTTCTGATGGGACTGGCTAGTGTTATAATCACGATCACCTTCAGAACTACCACCGAAATCGGGAATGCTTATG GGATCTGTGTCGTGACCGTCTTCTCAATCACCACCCATTTGATGACTATCGTGATGTTGCTCGTGTGGAagaaaaacatcatcttcatcttgtTGTTTTACGTCGTGTTTAGTTCCATAGAGTGGATCTACCTGTCTTCAATACTGTCAAAGTTCATCCAGGGCGGGTACCTGCCATTCTGCTTCGCGCTTGTCCTGATGGCCCTAATGGTAACATGGCACTATGTGCATGTCATGACGTACTGGTACGAGCTTGACCACATCGTCCCCATCGATGAGGTGACGGCACTGCTTGAGAAGCATAATGTGCAGCGGATCCCTGGGGTGGGCATCTTGTACTCGGAGCTGGTGCAAGGTATTCCCCCGGTGTTCCTGCGGCTGGTGGAGAAAATTCCATCTGTGCACTCTATCTTTTTGTTCATGTCGATCAAGCACCTACCCATCCCTCATGTGGCACCTGCGGAGCGGTTCGTCTTCCGGCAGGTTGGTCCAAGGGAGCATCGGATGTTCCGGTGTGTTGCACGGTATGGTTACAGTGACGGGGTAGAGGATTCAGGACAGTTCGCCAGGTTCCTAGCGGAGAGGTTGAAGATGTTCATCGAAGATGAGAATGCATTTGCAGTGGAGAAACCGGAAAATGAGGATACTGACTCTCCAAGCGGAGTTTTTGAAGGTCAAACGAATCCGAGGAAGTCCGCACGATCTGTACACAGCGAGGAGGTGATAGAGCCGCCCATGAGCAACCATGTAGGGAGGATTAGTTCCTATTCTCTTCAGACGATTGAGGAGGAGAAGCGGCTGATTGACGCAGAGATGAAGCGAGGGGTGGTTTATCTGATGGGGTCAGCCAATGTGATAGCAGGACCTGAATCACCCACCTTAAAGGTGGTCGTGGTAGACTATGTGTATTCATTCTTGAGGAGGAACTTGGCAGAGGGTCACAAGGTGTTGTCCATTCCTAAAGATCAGCTGCTCAAAGTTGGGATCACATATGAGATATAG
- the LOC123045355 gene encoding potassium transporter 19 isoform X2 has product MSLEVEKPLCTETTKRFERQDSLIGDAEKVSNIKGHGSEGNWTQVLHLAFQSIGIIYGDVGTSPLYCYSSTFPNGVKDKDDILGVLSLILYTLILLPMIKYVFIVLYADDNGDGGTFALYSLISRYSKIRLIPNQQAEDSMVSNYSIESPSLSLKRAQWLKEKLESSKAAKIGLFTITILGTSMVMGDGTLTPAISVLSAVSGIKEKVPSLTETQIVWISVPILFMLFSVQRFGTDKVGYSFAPIISVWFVLIAGIGMYNIVVYEITILRAFNPMHIIYYFERNGKEAWISLGGAILCVTGTEGMYADLGHFNITAIQISFNGVLFPSVALCYMGQAAYLRKFPENVADTFYRSLPAPLFWPTFIVAILSAIIASQAMLSGAFAILSKALSLGCFPRVRVIHTSKHHQGQVYIPEVNFLMGLASVIITITFRTTTEIGNAYGICVVTVFSITTHLMTIVMLLVWKKNIIFILLFYVVFSSIEWIYLSSILSKFIQGGYLPFCFALVLMALMVTWHYVHVMTYWYELDHIVPIDEVTALLEKHNVQRIPGVGILYSELVQGIPPVFLRLVEKIPSVHSIFLFMSIKHLPIPHVAPAERFVFRQVGPREHRMFRCVARYGYSDGVEDSGQFARFLAERLKMFIEDENAFAVEKPENEDTDSPSGVFEGQTNPRKSARSVHSEEVIEPPMSNHVGRISSYSLQTIEEEKRLIDAEMKRGVVYLMGSANVIAGPESPTLKVVVVDYVYSFLRRNLAEGHKVLSIPKDQLLKVGITYEI; this is encoded by the exons ATGTCACTAGAAGTTGAGAAACCACTGTGCACCGAGACGACCAAACGGTTTGAGCGCCAAGACTCACTTATTGGTGATGCGGAGAAGGTCTCTAATATCAAAGGCCATGGCTCCGAG GGAAACTGGACACAAGTACTGCATCTTGCATTTCAGAGCATCGGCATCATTTATGGGGATGTTGGGACATCGCCGCTCTATTGTTACTCGAGCACCTTCCCTAACGGCGTCAAAGACAAGGATGATATCTTGGGTGTCCTCTCGCTCATCCTATACACCCTCATCCTTTTACCGATGATCAAGTATGTCTTCATCGTGCTCTATGCAGATGACAACGGAGATG GTGGCACATTTGCGCTCTACTCACTTATATCGCGGTATTCAAAGATAAGGCTGATCCCAAACCAGCAGGCAGAGGATTCAATGGTGTCGAATTACAGCATAGAATCACCGAGCTTATCACTGAAGAGGGCACAATGGTTGAAGGAGAAGCTTGAGTCCAGCAAGGCAGCCAAGATTGGCCTCTTCACCATCACAATCCTTGGTACATCCATGGTGATGGGTGATGGGACCTTGACACCAGCGATTtctg TGCTCTCTGCAGTGAGCGGGATCAAAGAGAAAGTGCCAAGTTTAACTGAAA CACAGATAGTCTGGATCTCGGTGCCTATTCTGTTCATGCTCTTTTCAGTCCAGCGTTTTGGGACAGATAAGGTCGGGTACTCCTTTGCTCCGATCATCTCGGTGTGGTTCGTTCTTATTGCTGGCATTGGAATGTACAACATCGTAGTGTATGAGATCACTATTCTCCGAGCCTTCAATCCTATGCACATAATATATTACTTCGAAAGAAATGGGAAGGAAGCATGGATTTCACTAGGAGGTGCTATCTTGTGTGTTACAG GTACAGAGGGTATGTATGCGGACCTAGGACATTTCAATATCACGGCCATTCAG ATAAGCTTTAATGGTGTCTTGTTCCCTTCGGTGGCACTATGTTACATGGGGCAAGCAGCATATCTGAGGAAATTCCCAGAGAATGTTGCAGACACCTTCTACAGATCTCTCCCAG CACCATTGTTCTGGCCAACCTTCATCGTTGCCATTCTTTCGGCTATCATTGCAAGCCAAGCTATGCTCTCTGGCGCATTCGCTATCCTGTCCAAGGCCCTATCTCTTGGTTGCTTCCCCAGGGTTCGGGTTATCCATACCTCCAAGCATCACCAGGGGCAGGTTTACATTCCTGAAGTGAATTTTCTGATGGGACTGGCTAGTGTTATAATCACGATCACCTTCAGAACTACCACCGAAATCGGGAATGCTTATG GGATCTGTGTCGTGACCGTCTTCTCAATCACCACCCATTTGATGACTATCGTGATGTTGCTCGTGTGGAagaaaaacatcatcttcatcttgtTGTTTTACGTCGTGTTTAGTTCCATAGAGTGGATCTACCTGTCTTCAATACTGTCAAAGTTCATCCAGGGCGGGTACCTGCCATTCTGCTTCGCGCTTGTCCTGATGGCCCTAATGGTAACATGGCACTATGTGCATGTCATGACGTACTGGTACGAGCTTGACCACATCGTCCCCATCGATGAGGTGACGGCACTGCTTGAGAAGCATAATGTGCAGCGGATCCCTGGGGTGGGCATCTTGTACTCGGAGCTGGTGCAAGGTATTCCCCCGGTGTTCCTGCGGCTGGTGGAGAAAATTCCATCTGTGCACTCTATCTTTTTGTTCATGTCGATCAAGCACCTACCCATCCCTCATGTGGCACCTGCGGAGCGGTTCGTCTTCCGGCAGGTTGGTCCAAGGGAGCATCGGATGTTCCGGTGTGTTGCACGGTATGGTTACAGTGACGGGGTAGAGGATTCAGGACAGTTCGCCAGGTTCCTAGCGGAGAGGTTGAAGATGTTCATCGAAGATGAGAATGCATTTGCAGTGGAGAAACCGGAAAATGAGGATACTGACTCTCCAAGCGGAGTTTTTGAAGGTCAAACGAATCCGAGGAAGTCCGCACGATCTGTACACAGCGAGGAGGTGATAGAGCCGCCCATGAGCAACCATGTAGGGAGGATTAGTTCCTATTCTCTTCAGACGATTGAGGAGGAGAAGCGGCTGATTGACGCAGAGATGAAGCGAGGGGTGGTTTATCTGATGGGGTCAGCCAATGTGATAGCAGGACCTGAATCACCCACCTTAAAGGTGGTCGTGGTAGACTATGTGTATTCATTCTTGAGGAGGAACTTGGCAGAGGGTCACAAGGTGTTGTCCATTCCTAAAGATCAGCTGCTCAAAGTTGGGATCACATATGAGATATAG